A part of Dreissena polymorpha isolate Duluth1 chromosome 13, UMN_Dpol_1.0, whole genome shotgun sequence genomic DNA contains:
- the LOC127856074 gene encoding ankyrin and armadillo repeat-containing protein-like, producing the protein MEGDFDENGWAHIHVAANRGFTKSIERFVHADLDQLELKTNDDVGSTPFLIAVSSGNIDSIQCLINLGAKVNAINNHNHGAVEICATKGYIPILQYFIKAKFDLLPVWKNLLKFLSSESEEEAEAAGKCLQTLTLPSDEGVINPYWEELYKNGCIPTIVKVAKSTLADDSKVHAFHVLLNILQKQEVKEQLFSSGGIPAFVRLLKSSCNTAIQLSAQILKEMATLKEYADNMVQNSAIPSLLKVMQTVKEQEVLIEAVDCLGNIAMANPSHQSQIGQLPGSLQTITDLYKDQKDKGLLFSLNKAIGKIANKNVSNQNTIVELGAASYVVVLCRTKNKDLQLSSVEAIHRLAEDNSKTQRVILSARAQDHLMQLLKKTRVETLQEKTAMALWALAGDSLDEKRKMAEKMEVSLLIEFVNSLSENLHFIGSEGLGVLAQGPLNSQTQIADANGIHPLVRLLRSDKEHIVLSVIRTLRYLCVGVGYVPHCRNQNTISQSRGIKFLIALMVHSKEEMIQVESAVTLGCVSLGNQNILEEINGTIDFSYVRILKMMYAQDDVVRLLAGSALAAFAYNNISQQKEIAEQGGVRFSCFVPFLQSSDEYYRCNAAFQVVVLSRIIPDEEQALSSATGIKLLVDLLQDSQSDQILALAADCIARLAHTRAGVPSAIIAIKAIDYLTKLLLSEAEQVRGCAAIALGYLSHNHAAERQLLNKCRTDQVLMKILKHYTKNKVSRSFIEGWKHYKKIGLPPISEGRNNLVSMQTDDEGPPSTPVSGISLVDSSSKGSNLRTSSSNLNLEEAPLTDRTSRMSQRSRARSTSQLSLVDGDAARTSQASRHSIIQTELQVPAIDVSMQGEMTGTAEA; encoded by the exons ATGGAAGGAGATTTTGATGAGAATGGCTGGGCCCACATCCACGTTGCGGCTAACAGGGGCTTCACCAAATCAATTGAACGCTTTGTTCATGCTGACCTTGATCAGCTGGAGCTCAAAACAAATGATGATGTTGGTTCAACCCCTTTCCTGATAGCAGTTTCAAGTGGTAATATTGATTCTATACAGTGCTTAATTAATCTTGGCGCAAAGGTTAATGCCATTAATAATCACAATCATGGAGCAGTTGAGATATGTGCGACAAAAGGTTACATTCCAATTCTTCAATATTTCATAAAGGCAAAGTTTGATCTGCTGCCAGTTTGGAAGAATTTGTTAAAATTTCTTTCCTCGGAATCAGAAGAAGAGGCAGAAGCAGCCGGGAAATGCCTGCAAACTCTTACACTGCCTTCAGATGAAGGTGTTATAAATCCATACTGGGAAGAGCTGTATAAGAACGGCTGCATTCCAACAATTGTCAAAGTAGCCAAGAGTACTCTTGCTGATGACTCTAAAGTCCATGCTTTCCATGTGTTGTTAAACATTTTACAGAAGCAGGAAGTTAAGGAGCAACTTTTTAGCTCCGGGGGTATACCTGCATTTGTGAGATTACTCAAATCATCATGCAATACGGCCATCCAACTCTCTGCTCAAATTTTAAAGGAGATGGCAACATTGAAAGAGTATGCTGACAACATGGTTCAGAACAGTGCTATTCCATCCCTATTAAAAGTCATGCAGACCGTGAAGGAACAGGAAGTTCTCATAGAAGCTGTTGACTGTCTTGGAAATATTGCCATGGCAAACCCATCCCATCAGAGCCAAATAGGACAGCTGCCTGGCTCTCTGCAGACGATCACTGATTTGTACAAAGATCAAAAAGACAAGGGACTCTTGTTTTCATTGAATAAAGCTATAGGGAAGATAGCCAACAAAAATGTTAGCAACCAGAACACAATTGTGGAGTTAGGGGCTGCATCATACGTTGTGGTTCTATGTCGGACAAAAAACAAAGACTTGCAGTTGAGTTCAGTGGAGGCAATACACAGGTTAGCTGAGGATAACTCCAAGACTCAGAGGGTGATACTGTCTGCAAGAGCCCAAGACCATCTCATGCAACTGTTAAAGAAAACACGAGTTGAAACCTTACAAGAGAAAACAGCAATGGCCTTGTGGGCCTTAGCTGGAGACAGTTTAgatgaaaaaagaaaaatggcAGAAAAAATGGAGGTTTCTTTGCTAATTGAATTTGTGAACAGTCTATCAGAAAACTTACATTTCATAGGATCTGAAGGCTTAGGTGTGCTTGCTCAAGGACCTCTGAACTCTCAGACCCAGATTGCAGATGCGAATGGCATCCATCCGTTGGTTCGCTTGCTGAGGTCGGATAAGGAGCATATTGTGCTAAGTGTTATACGGACGCTGAGATACCTGTGTGTCGGCGTGGGCTATGTGCCACACTGCAGGAACCAGAACACTATCTCGCAGTCTCGCGGGATCAAGTTCCTTATTGCTCTGATGGTGCATTCGAAGGAAGAGATGATCCAAGTGGAGTCAGCTGTCACACTGGGTTGTGTGTCCCTGG GCAATCAAAACATTCTCGAAGAGATTAATGGGACAATAGACTTCAGCTATGTGAGAATTCTGAAGATGATGTACGCGCAGGACGACGTGGTGCGACTGCTTGCAGGTTCAGCCTTGGCTGCCTTTGCATACAACAACATCAGCCAACAGAAAGAGATTGCAGAGCAGGGCGGGGTCAGATTCAGCTGCTTCGTTCCATTCCTGCAGTCTTCTGACGAGTATTACAGGTGCAATGCAGCCTTTCAG GTGGTGGTACTGTCTCGAATAATACCGGATGAAGAGCAAGCGTTGTCGTCGGCGACAGGTATCAAACTTCTGGTGGACCTTCTGCAGGACTCCCAGTCTGACCAGATATTGGCGCTAGCAGCTGATTGTATAGCCAGACTCGCGCACACTAGAGCTG GTGTGCCGTCTGCAATAATTGCCATCAAGGCTATAGACTACCTGACAAAGCTGCTGCTATCTGAGGCGGAACAAGTTCGAGGCTGCGCGGCCATCGCCCTTGGTTACCTGTCTCATAACCACGCTGCTGAGAGACAGCTCCTAAACAA ATGCAGAACCGACCAGGTCCTGATGAAGATTTTGAAGCATTATACAAAGAACAAGGTGTCCCGGTCCTTCATTGAAGGATGGAAACACTACAAGAAAATAGGCCTCCCACCCATAAG CGAGGGAAGGAACAATCTGGTAAGCATGCAAACTGATGACGAGGGACCCCCATCAACTCCCGTCAGTGGAATTAGCCTCGTAGACTCGAGCTCAAAAGGCAGCAATCTAAGAACGTCTTCATCAAACCTGAACCTTGAAGAGGCACCATTGACTGACCGAACTTCAAG GATGTCACAGCGTTCTCGAGCCCGCAGTACCAGTCAGCTGTCCCTTGTGGATGGGGATGCAGCAAGAACCAGTCAGGCCAGCAGGCACTCCATCATACAGACTGAACTACAAGTACCTGCTATTGATGTCTCCATGCAAGGGGAGATGACTGGAACAGCCGAGGCATGA